Proteins from a genomic interval of Bifidobacterium longum subsp. infantis ATCC 15697 = JCM 1222 = DSM 20088:
- a CDS encoding CPBP family intramembrane glutamic endopeptidase, which yields MPPAQQPQVPERPQQPQQTPRDWWFTAHRRFSTIGSALAIMMVFWIGLNILATEALRTLLGADVPAWAVLLASSGPLYVVAMPLSMLAFTRVPVIRTRQYPMKAGEFIQIFVMCIPVMLLGNMIGNILSAGATDGQATNRINDVILGSDWRVNALFIGLLAPVCEEWIFRKEIISRLRRYGEKTAIMFSALAFALFHMNVFQFFYAFGLGLMFGYVYTRTSRLRYSVAMHMLINLNGSVLAPLVIQQIDPRILDGTISEAEIMRMAETGNMGGMGIMMLYGTVMLGLCIAGIVLLITKRKIWEFYLAPEELPAGLKIRTAYANPGVISYLLLTVILTGWMLFA from the coding sequence ATGCCGCCGGCGCAGCAGCCGCAGGTACCTGAGCGACCACAGCAGCCGCAACAAACCCCGCGCGATTGGTGGTTCACGGCCCATCGCCGGTTTTCGACAATCGGCTCGGCGCTCGCCATTATGATGGTGTTCTGGATCGGACTGAATATTCTGGCCACTGAAGCACTACGAACGCTGCTTGGCGCCGATGTGCCCGCTTGGGCTGTGTTGCTCGCCTCCTCCGGGCCGCTGTATGTGGTGGCCATGCCGCTGAGTATGTTGGCTTTCACTCGCGTACCGGTTATTCGCACCCGGCAGTACCCCATGAAGGCGGGGGAGTTCATTCAGATTTTCGTCATGTGCATTCCGGTAATGCTCTTGGGCAATATGATTGGCAATATATTGTCTGCCGGAGCCACTGATGGTCAGGCCACCAATCGCATCAACGACGTGATTCTTGGCAGCGACTGGCGGGTGAACGCATTGTTCATAGGCCTGTTGGCACCGGTTTGCGAAGAATGGATTTTTCGCAAGGAGATTATCTCCCGCCTGCGCCGGTACGGAGAAAAGACCGCAATCATGTTCTCCGCATTGGCATTCGCGCTATTCCATATGAACGTGTTCCAGTTCTTCTACGCCTTTGGCCTAGGACTGATGTTCGGATATGTATACACACGCACCTCCCGACTGCGGTATTCAGTGGCTATGCACATGCTGATCAACCTGAACGGGTCAGTACTCGCCCCATTGGTGATACAACAGATCGATCCCCGCATCCTCGACGGCACAATCAGCGAGGCCGAAATCATGCGTATGGCTGAAACCGGCAACATGGGCGGCATGGGCATCATGATGTTGTACGGCACAGTGATGTTGGGCCTCTGCATTGCCGGTATCGTGCTGCTTATCACCAAGCGCAAGATCTGGGAGTTCTATCTTGCGCCAGAGGAGTTGCCTGCTGGGCTTAAAATACGCACCGCCTATGCCAATCCCGGCGTTATCTCGTACCTACTGTTGACTGTGATTCTCACCGGTTGGATGCTGTTCGCATGA
- a CDS encoding mechanosensitive ion channel family protein, with translation MTEYAQDIAHWFQVNAGKLIWLAVVLAVVFAADRVISRVLRRVLDSSQIPSASIFVNLTRVTIWVTGTAMVLQPVFGINPTTLVTALGVGGVAISLGLKDTIANIIGGFGLMLGRVIQPGDLVTIQGVTGTVHDITWRQTVVRTRSGDMMVIPNSVLNTAALTKLTPVSEGMATLEFTAKASGDPSAISQDILDRVTKATADVALEGQPPLVKFTGFSPYGMTGQVLVFAREGVLPSTIKDMAARAIAGSGTKYLVEDGGSSDNL, from the coding sequence ATGACCGAATATGCACAAGACATCGCACACTGGTTCCAGGTCAATGCGGGCAAGCTCATCTGGCTGGCCGTCGTGCTGGCCGTCGTGTTCGCGGCCGATCGCGTGATCAGCCGCGTGCTGCGCAGGGTTCTGGATAGTTCGCAGATTCCCAGCGCCTCGATTTTCGTGAATCTCACGCGCGTGACCATCTGGGTCACCGGTACGGCGATGGTGCTGCAACCGGTGTTCGGCATCAATCCGACCACCCTGGTCACCGCCCTTGGTGTTGGAGGTGTGGCGATCTCGCTGGGTCTGAAGGATACAATCGCCAACATCATCGGCGGCTTCGGCCTGATGCTGGGCCGCGTAATCCAACCCGGCGATCTGGTGACCATTCAAGGCGTCACAGGTACCGTGCACGACATCACCTGGCGTCAGACCGTAGTGCGCACCCGCTCCGGGGACATGATGGTCATCCCCAATTCGGTACTCAATACCGCCGCCCTGACCAAGCTCACGCCGGTCAGCGAAGGCATGGCCACGCTTGAATTCACGGCCAAGGCCTCCGGCGACCCGTCCGCTATCAGTCAGGATATTCTCGACCGCGTAACCAAAGCCACCGCCGACGTGGCACTGGAGGGCCAGCCACCGCTGGTCAAGTTCACCGGCTTCTCCCCTTACGGCATGACCGGCCAAGTGCTTGTGTTCGCGCGCGAGGGTGTACTGCCTTCCACCATCAAAGATATGGCGGCGCGAGCCATCGCCGGCTCGGGCACCAAATACCTTGTTGAAGATGGCGGCTCGTCAGACAATCTGTGA